The window TGAAATTTTTCTGAGGGATGTTTATGATGGTTTATTGTTGCTATACTTGCTGCAATCTGTTGTTGGTTGGTGCTATGGTGAATTGTGGTGCTTATATTATGTGAAAAGCCACCCCTTGATTAGGTTTGGAGGCTTGTGTCCATTCcctatgatgaaatttttctgaGGGTCTTATAGCATCATTCTGCATATGTGCATCACATTAGGTTTGTACTATTCTATacaccaaaaaaacaaaaacatcagACCCTAACCCAAAAAATAATAGGGGCTGACCAACACACCAAAAAAATCAGACTACCCTATTCCATAAACACTATGGTCTGACCAACACACCAaaaagatcagcccaccctatTTCATAACCATCACTTTGGCTTACTTAGAAGCCAAATGCATTTGACAGAGGGCCAATATCATGCATTGACCCATCATTGTTCTCTGGCATTTGTAAGTAATGCAGCACCTCTCTCACAATATCCTCCTCCACTTCCAGCACTTTGGGCAGTCCAACAGTTCTTTGTAGCCTATCCTTGTTGATGTGTGGAACTTTGTAGCCATTTCCACCTCTGCATTGTAGGATTTCAGTGAGGCAAGCCTGCAAGCTTAGGAAAACTTTATTGAGAGTTTGTGGTGAAAGCTCTGCAAAAGAGCTACACACATTTCCCACAAGTTCATCCACAGTGCTGCATGGTTTCTCATACTGCAGTGACTGAATTGCTCTAAAAAATCCCAAGTCTAAGATGTTAGTGTCAGGGGAATTAGGTGGTAGACAAATCAGTTGGATTTTAAATCCATCTGAGTTGGCAACAGTCTGAAATTCTGGATCCATAGCTGTTATGTGTGGGGTTGCATTATCTTGCTGAATGTAGATGTCTTTGCTTGCCCAAATTGGCCACTTAGCCTTAATTGCAGGTATAATCTGGCATGAATAACAATAACATAGCTAAATGATGATCTTTGTTCAGTTTTTAAGATCTGATCGAATGGAAAAAGTTGCATACCTTGTTGATAAGGCAGTCTCTCATCACTACCTTTGTGACTAAACGTATTGGCTTGGTTTCCATGACCCTCTGGGTCTGTTCTTTGACTTCCTCTGTGCTGGCAGTACTTCAGTGAAGGGAAATATTCCCACCTTACCATCATAAGTTTTCTGCCCATCCATACCAAAATGTGGTCTACTGACAGCACACATAAACATAACTTTGGTGATGAATCTCTTGGATTTGCATGACCTATATGGCTCATCCTCATCCGGCAAGAGGTAGTACCTGTCTGATGCCTTGGTCATATAGAACCATTTTTCATCTATATGCACTACATTGTGCATGCTCTGATATTGAACTCTATCTTGAGTAATTTGTGGCTGAAGTTGACTAAGACTCCATCTAACTCTTGCTAGCTTATTCATATTGGTGAGGGTAGGTTTGATTGCATTTGTATGTGGCCTTAATTTACCTTGCTTCACCCACTGACCTACTGTGCTCTTGCTAACATTCACTATGACAGCCATTTTTCTCAATGAAGCTCTCTCAAGAGTAGATAAGTTTCTAACCTTTTCTTCATCAAGTTGTAATATGTCAGCATGATGGTATCCTTTAATCTTTCCTTCCATGCTTGCAGGTTCTCCCCTTTGCATCTGCTCCTTGGCTGCCTTCCATAGCCTGTACACGATCTTCCTACTGACCTCAAATGTCTCTGCTACCTCCATTACAGCCCCTCTTGCAAGCACTCCATCATGGTTGTGCTTGAGTAGAAACTGCACCACATTGTTCTTGATGTTGCTGTTCAAGTGTTTGGTTTGCCTCTGCCAATTATCCATCCCTATGATGAATTTTCTCTGAgggatttaaatttatataaactaAGGGAGTTTTTTTTGGAGTTTCTCAGATTTTGGGGTTGATAAGAGTGTCTTAAATGAGTGTAGGTGGTGTATTTATAGCTGATGTTTGAAGTTGTACTTTTTGGAGTTCAAATTTCCCTCAAACTTTTTGTAGAGGGAAATTTGAACATTTCAGTTCACTCCTTGTATTTTTAGCACTTTTAGAATTGTATTTTGAACAGATTTGAAGTGAATGTGATGAATTAGCATTTGAAAGCATTCTGTTAatatttgtgtaatttttaaattcagttTTTTCTTTCTGTCCGTGAAACTCAAGATATAAAAATGGttattcttattaatattattgaaaCTCAGCAGTAACTCAACAAAATTTTTTTGGCAGCTTCTTTAATTTTGGTAGAATAAGCCAAATTTGGCACCTTCATCTCATACCAATGAAACTTCCAGCatggaagaaaatattttaacacaattgaGGTGGGTCCCGaattccactatcacacaccatttattacacactccaaaactttcttaaaacccgtgccttGGAGAAATGGGACTACTATTgctggacagagggagtaacttATATCTTGTCCTATTAATTAATGGGGATCAATAGGGGCCATACAAGTTGTCATTATATTATGTCTAAACCAAAATGAAAGGACTATAAAACCATCAATGGTCATTTCGACTCTGAATATCTGGACTACGGTGAAGATATTTAGGGTATATAGGTAACAGATGGGGGCCACCTTTGGGAAGGAAGTGTGCGGTGCAACGTCTCGTAGGTGTtaggcaattgaaactaaaaaaaatatattacaacTATTACACATTGGTGTATAAAGAGAAGTGAAATTACTATGTAAGTCTAATGTGTCactcctatcaccaattgatTTTAGGATGGAACACATGGATTTTTATCATGGTACCAGAGCGGGTCACCGACTGTGGGTTAAATTTAACTGATCTAGGCCGAAACTGAAAAAATAACTGACTCATCAGTATATCTGGACTTCAAATTTGGGCCAAGTGGTCTAaccgataaaaaaaattgggccaGTTGTCCAATCGATCAGAAAAAAGTCCAACTCCTCCAAGGTTCACCTTGAAGGGTTTGAGGGAgggtgttggcaattgaaactaaaaaaatacttcatccggtccctcatagttgagtcatttttccatttcgagaAGTTCccttatagttgagtcatttccatatatggagtaatttttttctctttcttaatttactctctcttactttattctttctactttattcactttttactttattctttctacctttttctctttcttacttttttttatctatttatttaacgcACTCAACATTCCTTTCTTAAACTTcatgccgaaaagtttcgcttcaactatgagggaacggagggagtatattacaACTATTCCACATCGGTGTACAAAGAGAACTGAAATTACTATATAAGTCTAATGTGCCactcctcctatcaccaattgatTTTAAGATGGAACCTATGAATTTCTATCAGCGGGAATGCGGGCGGTGTGTGCCGCCTGTTGGAGGCGCGACGCTGCACCAACTAGGTGGGGGTGTGGGTAAGggtacaaatttttaattcttcaattcaaattttaaactcTATAAACATAACCACATTTTCATACATTCAACTATTTCTCATTGCTTCTCTTATTGATATGTTTGTTGAGTCCAGGCCACTAATTTAAAGGAAGATACAAGATACAATTGCTCGATAGGGAGCTGTTGCTGTTGCATGTATTCCATGACTAAGTCCATATAATTGCTCAATTGGGAGCAGCTGCTGCTGCACGTATTCCATGACTAAGTCCATACATTCGACTATTGTGCTCGAAGCAATTGCTGACCAACGTCTGCGGATCTAGTATCCATACTTTGGTGTCACTATGTCGAATAATATCTTCAACGTCTTGAACGAATTGCCTTCAAAGAGGTATGCGCGGCAGAGAGCACCAACAGAGTTGGCAACTATTGTGTTTTTGCCTTACCactatgtaaataaatatattgagcATGATATGTTGATGGTAATACttgcaaattaaaataagtaaatttaatttttatgaatgcatgatactattttaaaagtaagaaaagagtttttttatttgagggGTCTTTATTATAtgagtatttaaaaaaaatagttgcaTGGTTTCTCACAAGTTGTCATGTACATAGGTCATGTGTATTTTGATCGGGTTCTAATCAAATAGACAATATCAACTTATCAAGACGATTTTTGAAGtttatatacataataaatGGTTGTCATCTTAAATAGTGAAAGCAGGATAGATCAGCTATATATCTAatgtgtatttttaaaaataaaatatactaatatgtGTTAATATCTCCggttcaataaataaaacttttaGATATTAATGTGAATAAATTTCTTGTTCGAAAGTACGGtatactttctccgtccgTCATTTGGATTCTTATTTATGggcgacacgagttttaagaaatgttaagaaaaatgggtgaaaaaaaattagtggaatatgtgtcctacttgtatatattagttttaaatgaaatatgagtaaaatgaattagtgaaagGTGGAGatcctattaccatttatagtaaaagttaaTCTGAACTCCTATTtacggacggactaaaatgaaaaaacgggactcctattcgtgcgATCATATACTATTGCGTACACGTGGCTTAATGCAAGTGAAATTGGTGACATCACTTTAATTGTAAATAAGTACAGTACATGTTTCTTAATTATATCAGCATACAACTAACGTAGATGGACCTTTTGGCTTTTGTCCTTGTTAATTTAGATTAGCTATAAAGATTTCGGCTTTATTTGATTCATTAGTTATAGTTAAAGGATGTCGGACTATGGATTCATTGTCAGCATAATCTAGTTAGTTATTGTCTTTAGATAcgttcaatttttatttattgctcTACTAATTGTGTGCTTAAAGATAATTTAGTATTCGAACTGCCTATTGCATCATGAATGTTGTGTTTAATCCCATTTCACATATATGCATGCATATGcattatactagtaatatatagAAAGGATGTAGAACAatattttactactccctccgtcctacaaaatatatcacactttcctttttagtttgtctcacaaaagatgtcacatttcctttttggaaacAGTTTtctctcacataaatataaaaattatattttctcttttcatttaacacacaaaataaaacatcctAAAATTTCATACCGTTCCATAAGTGtcacatcttttgtgggacggagtatcatttttcaaGAACCACCAATCTGCTACCGcactatttaattttgctACATTTTGTCGCTTTATATGGAAGATATATTCATATTGGAATGGCctgaaaattataaagaaaatgtcAAACTATTTGAGGATAAATGGCATGAAACTAGCAACATATTAGTGGATAATACCAGACGGCCGCTATTactatacaataaaattattgatgcTTATCATTTCTTAGGTAGTGTGGCGTATGAAACTTGCCTTCCTTTCTGCATATTTATTACAGTATattctttaataattttggCGTAGCAGCTCCGAAATGATTAATGTAGTTACATTTATGGATTTGAAATCTCATTTATATCAGCTCCTTCAATACAAGCTCATATCTTACTAGTAGTTCTTAGAAGAGACATAGATTTCAAGCCAAACCCATTATTGACTAATCAATCTAGTAGCCTCACTGCTTTTCTCTTTGATCTTACTGCATCTAAGAGAATTTCACAAGtccattaaaattattaagcACCTAAATTTGTTTCTTACCAATATGCCTATCAACGATCTAAGTCTTAGTACAAAAATACTACAGCTTTGTAACTAAATCAACATATTACAGGATTGTAGGAGTAACTAATACCATCCATATCCATGCTCTTTGGcaagaattaaaaatactacaacattgtaattaaaaattacataattaaaatcctaaaaattaaaaattacataattaaattcataaaattaaaaaaacccaCTACTCGTGGCCGAACTTCGCCCAAATGTGTTGGATTATGTCTTCTTGTAGCTCAATGTGGGTTTTGGTATCACACATTGTGTGTCTTGTTTTGATCCTCTCGCGCACcgtcgtatgcacacctcggCGTGGGAGAGACCTTGCAGTTGAGCTTCCGGCTTCAACCTCGTCGTAAAAGTTAGCCACCATCGGTCCTTCATcagctataatcatgttgtgcaagataacACACGTGTACATGATGTTGGCAATATTCTTTGTGTACCACAGCCGAGCCAGGTtcttcacaatgttgaatcggGCTTGGGGGACcccaaaagctctttcgacgtctttcCGAGCAGCCTCTTGACGCTGCGCATGAAGAACCCGTTTCGGGTCTTGCGGATTGTTGAGCGTCTTCACGAAAGTCGGCCACCTTGAGTAGATACCGGTGAGATAGTACCCATGTGGTATGGATTTCCGTTGACGGTGAAGTCGATCACcggtgctacaccattcaaaacatcattaAAGAGGGGTGAATAATAGAGCACGTTCACGTCGTTGTTGGATCCGAcaacaccgaaatatgcatgctaaatccatag is drawn from Salvia hispanica cultivar TCC Black 2014 chromosome 6, UniMelb_Shisp_WGS_1.0, whole genome shotgun sequence and contains these coding sequences:
- the LOC125195071 gene encoding uncharacterized protein LOC125195071, with the translated sequence MDNWQRQTKHLNSNIKNNVVQFLLKHNHDGVLARGAVMEVAETFEVSRKIVYRLWKAAKEQMQRGEPASMEGKIKGYHHADILQLDEEKVRNLSTLERASLRKMAVIVNVSKSTVGQWVKQGKLRPHTNAIKPTLTNMNKLARVRWSLSQLQPQITQDRVQYQSMHNVVHIDEKWFYMTKASDRYYLLPDEDEPYRSCKSKRFITKVMFMCAVSRPHFGMDGQKTYDGKVGIFPFTEVLPAQRKSKNRPRGSWKPSQYV